ttggttggatgcatatctgcaagaccatttatcccttagactgatgcctgagtatcttcatcttgttgtgtttattttgaatttatgaattttttgggttgtgggtacttcccaaagccggtacaggccggttcaggggtcaatgtgttaaatcgATTGATAAACTAATCGATATTTGTGCTAAAGCGatatttgatttgttttcttgtcattttaatttttaaaaagtataatGAAACTTTTATTAACATCACTTGCACAAGCTGTATGGAGAAATAGCAGACCTTGGTCTTTTTGCATGGCCCTCAGCCTGCGGCCTTGGGCCGTACATTCAAGGTCTCGGTCTGATATTTCTCCTTACAGACCTTGCTCTCAGTTAATAAGTAGTTATTCCACCATTCTTGGTGGGAAACGCAGAAGCCACCAGGGGAAAAGATAACTATGTTTATAGAATATGTAAAGAGTAAAAAAGGCAAACACTCTGTTTTATACTTGCAATGGTACAACATATACAAAAACGTTTTAAGAGATATAAAAGGCTTATTTCAGTTGGCATATCATTAAATGTACAATTGTTACCCAGAGTGTGGGTTATTTgactacattttgtatcacAAAgggttggggtggggggtttgATCACATTTGTTCAATGTTGAATTCTAACCCCACGCTTTCACTGGACAATGGGGATGCAGGGTTCAAATGTATAGTGAATAACTTACATTGTAAGTTACTATGCACTAGTTATTTGAAAACCCCGACCCAATGGTGTAGTAGAGAGCAAAAAGTTGCTGCAAAACCAGCAAACCAAAATGTTTGAAGGGAAAACTGTTTCTTACCTCATTGTTTGCACCTGTTCTTGTACCTGAGCATACCTTTATATTGTGGTATCTACTTTATTTCAGCTAACATAGCTTCCATGGACTATTATCAGATGTGTGTTGCTGAGTTCAGAAAGCATGATCAAGCAGTAGGAATAGTTGGTCAGCCTGTTGGATTCCGATACCTCAATTTATCAAGGAGGGACATCATTTTAGACCAACATCAGGCCCAGGTATTGAATAGCCACATACTATATATTGCATATATATTTTACCCTGTTTGAGTAAGAACACTACAATATCAAGGATTTCCTTTTATTGCATCAACCCCTATTTCCCTCTCTCATCCTTCTCTCCATGCTTTAGTATCAAGTATCAAGTATCAAGTACCAATTGCCATTGTTATGACAAGAATGTTTTTAACAATAGATGCCAATTGAAACAGTATATGCACTATATATATACACTATGTTCTTTAATATTGTTGTCTCAGTGTTTCTAAAACACTCAGAGTGTTACTGCATTGACTATAGAGTGTTATCCTCTCACAAGCTATTTGTACAACCAGATTGTAATACCACTGCGAGGAAGCAAAACTACAGGAAACTTGTATGGATATGCTACAAGAACAGACTTATCTAAAGGGTTAGTGGAAATTTAATAGTAAAGTAGGCTTTTCTGTtatggtatttttaggggtttgCCGAATGAGGTGCTACAAGCCAACGTTTTCTAGATTATTGAAAACTTCCAAATTCCAAACAAAACACTCTGACAATAATTTGTGATTCCAGGCTTTGTTATACGATGGGATACTTAAATCTACAGTTTGGTATTTTTATggattgaaatgaaaattattgattggATTGAAAATTAGTATGTACATTAAGGTTTCAACACATGCTGTATAAATCCCTTCTCCTTGCCAAGTACTGGAACTTCCAGTCCTGCTTGAGTGGTTTGCCAAAATTTAGGTCATggaatttaaatatttttgttactTTCTTTTTCAGTTGGATTCTGAACAAACTAGAATTAGAAGTCAGTAATGCTAAAGATAGAATAGTAATTATTGATGATATGTCACCTGATAATAGTTGATAGGTTTGGTCACTTTATTAAATAGAGCAGAACACAGTAAAGTATTGTTAATAAAATTTGTATATTCTGATTTGGCATCAAAtatttaatgttatttttaatttaaagtttttttcgTTTCCATCATTTTCCTGAGTTCCTACTTTCTTTTATTCCGTTAATCTATGTTGCTGTATTTCTCAGAGACTATGTATAGTAATACTCACCGCGCAGTAAGCACAAGATGGAATTACAGTTTGTCTGAGTGAAATGTGATCAGTATGAGAGGGGTTTAGTTCTGCTTTAACAAATCTCAATTTAAAAGTATTGAATCAGAGCTCTGTATGAATGAGTATGTGGTTTTTAGAACTAACCAGGCTATTTTAAAAGATGTGTGGATCCACTAGGGGCAACATCACGCAGGGTAGTGGGGGATGCAATATTTAACACATGAGTAAACAGGTCAAACATGGTCAAACAGTTCTAAGTAAGATTATTTATTTCTGCCAGATTTACAGCAAACTTATTCAAACATGGTTAGATATAGGTGTGAGCGTTGGCAAGTATGCCAAGAGCACAGGatgcaggggcgtagccaagggggtggcctagggggcccaGGCTCCccctttagcagcca
The sequence above is a segment of the Nematostella vectensis chromosome 2, jaNemVect1.1, whole genome shotgun sequence genome. Coding sequences within it:
- the LOC5514352 gene encoding uncharacterized protein LOC5514352; protein product: MGTVEILKKIAVYGAAFSVIGAAFFHHRIQANIASMDYYQMCVAEFRKHDQAVGIVGQPVGFRYLNLSRRDIILDQHQAQIVIPLRGSKTTGNLYGYATRTDLSKGWILNKLELEVSNAKDRIVIIDDMSPDNS